One window of the Leptospira ryugenii genome contains the following:
- the sufC gene encoding Fe-S cluster assembly ATPase SufC — MSSLLEIKDLHATVGEKEILKGVNLNILPGEIHAIMGPNGSGKSTLSNVLLGHPKYTVTAGDILWEGKSVLHLPTEERARLGMFLSFQYPTALPGVSIGNFLKTILKAHRGKEVPVKEFKAELKAAMSHLEIPDAFIARYVNDGFSGGEKKKAEILQLSLLKPKLAILDETDSGLDIDALRIVSQGITANQSKERSILLITHYQRMLNYVVPDFIHVFAGGRILETGGKELSLVLEEKGYDWILEKAGIIK, encoded by the coding sequence TTGTCCAGTCTTCTTGAAATCAAAGACCTCCATGCTACTGTGGGGGAAAAAGAAATCCTGAAAGGAGTGAACCTAAACATTCTCCCAGGAGAGATCCATGCCATCATGGGGCCAAACGGATCTGGCAAAAGTACCCTTTCCAATGTCCTCCTAGGCCACCCAAAATATACAGTAACCGCAGGAGATATTCTTTGGGAAGGAAAGTCGGTTCTCCATTTACCCACAGAAGAAAGAGCTAGGTTGGGTATGTTTTTATCCTTCCAATACCCAACTGCCCTGCCTGGGGTCAGCATCGGTAATTTTTTAAAAACAATTTTAAAGGCCCATCGAGGTAAAGAAGTTCCAGTAAAAGAATTCAAAGCTGAGTTGAAAGCAGCAATGTCCCATTTAGAAATCCCTGACGCATTTATCGCTCGTTATGTGAATGATGGCTTCTCTGGTGGGGAAAAGAAAAAAGCAGAAATTTTACAATTGAGTTTATTAAAACCAAAATTAGCCATCTTGGATGAAACAGACTCAGGTCTAGATATAGATGCACTGCGCATTGTCTCACAGGGCATCACTGCCAATCAATCCAAAGAAAGGTCCATTCTACTCATCACTCACTACCAACGGATGTTAAACTATGTAGTCCCTGACTTTATCCATGTCTTTGCTGGTGGCAGGATATTGGAAACGGGAGGTAAGGAATTATCTCTTGTCTTAGAAGAGAAGGGCTATGATTGGATTTTGGAAAAGGCTGGTATCATAAAGTGA
- a CDS encoding Rieske (2Fe-2S) protein encodes MSFQKVIELEALEEGKIRTVKTKDLILALVRIEKTIYAFEDACSHDGEEISCGELRGTTLICPRHFAEFDITTGKVLKRPATEPLSLFPVKVEGGEVFVDWEEGS; translated from the coding sequence ATGTCGTTCCAAAAAGTGATAGAACTAGAAGCATTAGAAGAGGGAAAAATACGCACTGTCAAGACGAAGGATTTGATCCTTGCTTTAGTGCGCATAGAAAAAACGATCTATGCCTTTGAAGATGCCTGCAGTCATGATGGAGAAGAGATTTCCTGCGGTGAACTGCGTGGAACAACTCTTATTTGCCCCAGGCATTTTGCAGAATTTGACATCACAACTGGTAAAGTCCTCAAACGTCCTGCTACCGAACCCCTTTCGCTGTTTCCTGTGAAAGTGGAGGGCGGAGAGGTTTTTGTAGACTGGGAGGAAGGCTCGTGA
- a CDS encoding cysteine desulfurase has protein sequence MSIDPYALKKDFPILQSNHPNGKPLVYLDNAASSQKPNSVIQATNKYYSEENANIHRGVYHLSQHATELFERTRIKTSNFFHAQCAKAIIFTRGATESINLVAQSWGRTNLNPGDEIVLSIQEHHSNLVPWQMLAIEKNLKLKFIPILEDTTYDLSQLKELINERTKLVAISQMSNVTGTIHNLRPIVDRVRQVGAKILVDGAQSASHMRVDLVDSDFDFFVFSAHKMLGPTGVGVLFGKEEILESMPPWMGGGDMIETVDLERSTYANLPAKLEAGTPNIAGVIGFSHAMDYLSKVGMHAIHEHEQMLTSYALDELCKLGGIQLYGTEDREKRGGVVSFSLDGVHPHDVGAMLDEEGIAIRVGHHCCQPLMKSWKIPGTCRASFYFYNTKEDVDALIAGLAKVKSIFARVARK, from the coding sequence GTGAGTATAGATCCTTATGCATTGAAAAAGGATTTTCCGATTTTACAAAGCAATCACCCAAATGGCAAACCACTTGTATATTTGGACAATGCTGCAAGCTCGCAAAAACCCAATTCTGTAATCCAGGCAACAAACAAGTACTATTCGGAAGAAAATGCAAATATCCACCGGGGTGTTTACCATTTATCCCAACATGCCACTGAATTATTTGAGCGCACTCGCATTAAAACTTCGAATTTTTTTCATGCACAATGCGCCAAAGCAATCATCTTCACACGGGGTGCGACAGAGTCTATCAACCTTGTAGCACAGTCATGGGGAAGGACAAATCTAAACCCTGGGGACGAAATTGTACTCTCAATCCAAGAACACCATAGCAATTTGGTCCCTTGGCAAATGCTTGCCATTGAGAAAAACCTCAAATTAAAATTTATACCTATTCTTGAGGACACAACGTACGACCTCTCCCAGCTAAAAGAATTGATCAATGAGAGGACCAAATTAGTTGCCATCTCTCAGATGTCAAATGTCACCGGCACAATACATAACCTAAGGCCTATTGTCGACCGTGTGCGGCAGGTAGGTGCTAAGATTCTTGTGGACGGGGCTCAATCTGCTTCTCACATGCGAGTTGATTTGGTAGACTCCGATTTTGATTTTTTTGTTTTCTCAGCACATAAGATGTTGGGTCCGACAGGAGTAGGAGTTCTCTTCGGCAAAGAAGAGATCCTAGAATCTATGCCTCCTTGGATGGGCGGCGGGGATATGATCGAGACAGTAGATTTAGAGCGTTCAACTTATGCAAATTTGCCAGCGAAACTAGAAGCAGGCACACCCAATATAGCGGGTGTGATTGGCTTTTCACACGCAATGGATTATCTTTCAAAAGTAGGGATGCATGCCATCCATGAACATGAGCAAATGCTAACCTCTTATGCATTAGATGAACTGTGTAAACTAGGTGGCATACAGCTGTACGGAACTGAGGATCGTGAGAAAAGAGGAGGGGTCGTCTCCTTTTCTTTGGACGGCGTGCATCCACATGACGTAGGTGCTATGTTAGATGAAGAAGGGATCGCCATTCGCGTGGGACACCATTGTTGCCAACCCTTGATGAAATCTTGGAAAATCCCTGGGACATGCCGTGCCTCTTTTTACTTCTACAACACAAAAGAGGATGTGGATGCACTCATTGCTGGATTAGCAAAGGTGAAAAGTATCTTTGCCCGTGTCGCAAGAAAATAA
- a CDS encoding SufB/SufD family protein has protein sequence MDFGKGWYHKVNSVSEEKKSSLPGKDIQIQEDFQREAKASLDGLSFPSPQDEAWRKFPLHALELETYFQNANAFQTFFAEVEGIESPFPRLEVLNALKAACVANYFALHALSTARQFQWISFEGAKEVPDTKEILWNQTEGKHIVSVIIYYIPKNTNVKLHESFGSYLQSEDLHISNQVCFYYLEENASLEILTEEEYDSNHIQLKWIGSHQKRDSKLVIHSFPKKGFRGKIFYKPELAGKGAEFLLSGVSVRKKRELLDIDAKVVHSADYTSSKIKYKTIVADRAHHIFTGDLYIPGQVKKVTAHQESNNLSLHKKARAEANPKLEVMAEDVSCTHGATVGDLDEEQFFYLLTRGLSPEEAKALLLEAFYESSLSIIGFSELTKAELSARIKEAVFGS, from the coding sequence TTGGATTTTGGAAAAGGCTGGTATCATAAAGTGAACTCTGTCTCTGAAGAGAAAAAAAGTTCCTTACCTGGGAAAGATATACAAATACAAGAGGACTTCCAAAGAGAAGCCAAAGCTTCTTTGGATGGACTTTCTTTCCCAAGTCCGCAGGACGAGGCTTGGAGAAAGTTTCCACTGCATGCTTTGGAATTGGAAACATACTTCCAAAATGCGAATGCTTTCCAAACTTTTTTTGCTGAAGTGGAAGGGATCGAGTCGCCATTCCCACGTCTGGAGGTACTAAACGCACTCAAAGCAGCCTGTGTGGCCAATTACTTTGCTCTTCATGCCCTTTCGACTGCCAGACAATTCCAATGGATTTCCTTTGAGGGTGCAAAAGAAGTGCCCGACACCAAAGAAATCCTTTGGAACCAGACGGAAGGAAAACACATTGTCTCTGTCATTATCTACTACATCCCCAAAAACACCAATGTGAAGTTACATGAATCGTTTGGGTCATACCTGCAATCAGAAGATCTACATATTAGCAACCAAGTATGTTTCTATTATTTGGAAGAAAATGCCTCATTGGAAATCCTCACCGAAGAAGAGTATGACTCAAATCATATCCAGTTGAAGTGGATTGGTTCTCACCAGAAACGGGATTCTAAATTGGTGATCCATAGTTTCCCGAAAAAAGGGTTTCGTGGAAAGATTTTTTACAAACCCGAGTTAGCTGGTAAGGGGGCGGAGTTTCTTCTTTCTGGAGTCAGTGTCAGAAAGAAACGTGAGCTTTTGGATATAGATGCAAAGGTTGTGCACAGTGCGGACTACACTTCTAGTAAAATCAAATACAAAACCATAGTAGCCGATAGAGCCCATCATATTTTCACAGGTGACCTCTACATACCTGGGCAAGTGAAAAAAGTAACTGCTCACCAAGAATCAAACAATCTATCTTTACATAAAAAAGCAAGAGCAGAAGCGAATCCAAAATTAGAAGTTATGGCAGAGGATGTTTCCTGCACCCACGGTGCTACTGTTGGGGATCTTGATGAAGAACAATTTTTTTATCTTCTTACGAGAGGTTTGAGCCCAGAAGAAGCAAAAGCACTTCTACTTGAAGCATTTTATGAATCTTCCCTATCTATCATTGGTTTTTCTGAGCTGACCAAAGCCGAGCTATCTGCTAGAATCAAAGAGGCAGTATTTGGGAGTTAG
- a CDS encoding metal-sulfur cluster assembly factor: MLVEPQTDKEREVYESIRVVEDPEIGLSLVELGLIYQVQVVEDKAKIIMTYTSIACPAGPQMSQDVINHALRVDGINEAAVEVVWSPKWDPREMASEEAKMHMGIFD, from the coding sequence ATGTTAGTTGAGCCACAAACAGATAAAGAACGTGAAGTGTATGAAAGCATTCGGGTTGTGGAAGATCCAGAGATTGGACTTTCTCTTGTGGAACTTGGTTTGATTTACCAAGTCCAAGTAGTGGAGGACAAAGCAAAGATCATCATGACCTATACATCCATTGCTTGCCCCGCCGGACCACAGATGAGCCAAGATGTGATCAACCACGCTCTTCGGGTAGACGGTATCAATGAGGCTGCCGTAGAAGTTGTTTGGTCGCCGAAATGGGATCCCCGTGAGATGGCAAGTGAAGAGGCAAAGATGCATATGGGTATCTTCGATTGA
- a CDS encoding iron-sulfur cluster assembly scaffold protein has product MSQENKSDIELFLHWKGLGKWSHKPESQFTISVHNPLCGDELHLDFSQVEGGFLIESMSGESCSVCQASSGLLFHKKLVWSKEEAERQKSVYSEYLEGLLNDIPLDEKPFWDILKTKPGRHRCALLPYQALIKFFSG; this is encoded by the coding sequence GTGTCGCAAGAAAATAAATCTGATATTGAGCTCTTTCTCCATTGGAAGGGGCTAGGCAAATGGTCTCATAAGCCGGAAAGTCAGTTCACCATATCTGTGCACAATCCATTGTGTGGTGATGAGTTGCATTTAGATTTTTCCCAAGTCGAGGGTGGTTTTCTGATAGAGTCCATGTCTGGTGAGTCCTGCTCCGTCTGCCAGGCATCAAGTGGTTTACTCTTTCATAAGAAGCTTGTCTGGTCAAAAGAGGAAGCCGAAAGACAAAAGTCCGTTTACTCGGAATACTTGGAGGGTCTATTGAATGACATTCCACTTGACGAGAAGCCATTTTGGGACATCCTTAAAACAAAACCAGGTCGGCACAGATGTGCCTTATTACCTTACCAAGCATTGATCAAATTTTTTTCAGGATGA
- the purQ gene encoding phosphoribosylformylglycinamidine synthase subunit PurQ, protein MKANVITFPGSNCDKDIGSILANEFQADVHYVWHKESFDNRPDLVVLPGGFSFGDYLRCGAMAKYSPCMKSVDEHRKRGGFVLGICNGFQILTEAGYLPGALLHNRSLKYVCKDVDLLPDKQNQVTAGLSSQALSIPIAHGEGAYFADEETLKRLEGDSLVAFRYAENPNGSLHDIAGITDAKGKILGMMPHPERAMNPYTGKMDGKAIFESIFKNL, encoded by the coding sequence ATGAAAGCAAATGTCATTACGTTTCCAGGTTCCAATTGTGATAAAGACATAGGATCCATTTTGGCCAATGAATTCCAAGCTGATGTTCACTATGTTTGGCACAAGGAGTCATTTGACAACCGGCCAGACCTAGTCGTTTTGCCAGGTGGTTTCTCTTTTGGAGATTACCTTCGTTGCGGAGCGATGGCAAAGTACTCTCCTTGCATGAAAAGTGTTGATGAGCACAGAAAGCGTGGCGGATTTGTGCTAGGGATTTGTAACGGATTCCAAATCTTAACAGAAGCTGGCTACCTGCCGGGAGCTCTCCTTCATAACCGATCCTTGAAGTATGTCTGCAAAGACGTGGATTTGCTACCCGACAAACAAAATCAGGTAACGGCAGGTCTTTCTTCGCAAGCCTTAAGCATTCCCATCGCTCATGGGGAGGGAGCCTATTTCGCCGATGAAGAGACGTTGAAGCGTTTGGAAGGGGACTCTCTTGTCGCCTTTCGGTATGCGGAGAATCCAAATGGATCTCTACATGATATCGCAGGGATTACTGACGCAAAAGGCAAGATCCTTGGAATGATGCCCCACCCAGAACGCGCCATGAATCCTTATACTGGTAAGATGGACGGAAAGGCAATCTTCGAATCCATCTTCAAAAACTTGTAA
- the ggt gene encoding gamma-glutamyltransferase, which translates to MKYQIKVFLCFLFLSLPLLGCGGDFLRRFQTQAPRTLSQGIEGSEEKRNRYEFSGREFVIATDHPLASQAGVDMWKKGGNVVDAFVSASFVISVVRPHSTGLLGGGFAVVHFKNKSGGRAFDFRERAPLGAEANVFLDPDGNPIPKKSVLGPWSAAVPGMVFGLLSIQRKYGRLPLEEVLEPAIQASENGFAVYEDLAKSIQTNWEHMNPEMKVVFGRDGKPLLRGEALVQKDLGSAIRRIAKNGESELRTGDTAKFILAYFLKANEWITKNDLERYEVLESEPLVSQAFGKRVLTMPPPSSAVHLLTMVHVWEQLNQKKNFLDGELGDIVKLTESMRLGFRDRAILGGDPRFTKIDVEHLLSTPYAEEEALEIQKKVVSGAWPNHSDATKKESYNTTHISVLDREGNAVSSTQSINGSLGAVQLVPGTGLVLNNTMDDFTLALGKPNLYGLVGTKANFIAPGKTPLSSMSPMVFLDDKNRADLVIGAPGGSQIPTTIFNTLYRYLIENRSLYESAAFPRLHHQYQPDILFVEPEAKNGFPESKLPFYRVQYNRHRAKVFVVAREGNELIGVSDPRGEGIPLGF; encoded by the coding sequence TTGAAATACCAAATCAAGGTTTTTCTCTGCTTTCTTTTTCTCTCCCTGCCACTACTAGGCTGTGGAGGAGACTTCTTAAGACGATTTCAAACCCAAGCTCCCCGAACACTTAGCCAAGGGATTGAGGGAAGCGAAGAAAAGAGAAATCGATATGAGTTTTCTGGTAGGGAGTTTGTCATCGCGACGGACCACCCACTTGCCTCACAAGCCGGAGTTGATATGTGGAAAAAAGGCGGTAATGTCGTCGATGCCTTTGTATCTGCTAGTTTTGTTATCTCGGTTGTTAGACCCCACTCTACTGGTTTGTTAGGTGGAGGATTTGCTGTTGTTCATTTTAAAAATAAGTCTGGTGGGAGGGCTTTTGATTTTCGTGAACGAGCACCTTTGGGAGCGGAGGCAAATGTCTTTTTAGACCCAGATGGCAATCCTATCCCCAAAAAATCAGTGCTCGGTCCTTGGAGTGCTGCTGTTCCGGGAATGGTCTTCGGCTTACTTTCGATACAACGAAAATATGGACGGCTTCCTTTAGAAGAGGTATTGGAACCCGCCATACAAGCTTCTGAAAATGGATTTGCTGTTTATGAAGATTTAGCGAAGAGCATACAAACAAACTGGGAACATATGAATCCCGAAATGAAAGTGGTCTTTGGCCGCGATGGTAAGCCTTTACTTAGAGGAGAGGCATTAGTACAAAAAGACCTAGGCTCTGCGATCCGGCGGATTGCCAAGAACGGCGAGAGCGAATTGAGAACAGGGGACACAGCAAAGTTTATTCTCGCATACTTCCTGAAAGCCAATGAGTGGATTACCAAAAATGACCTTGAACGATATGAGGTTTTGGAAAGTGAGCCCTTGGTCTCTCAGGCATTTGGCAAACGCGTACTGACTATGCCTCCGCCTTCCTCTGCAGTCCATTTGCTAACGATGGTCCATGTCTGGGAACAATTGAACCAGAAGAAAAATTTCCTTGATGGTGAACTTGGAGATATTGTTAAATTGACGGAGTCTATGCGGCTCGGGTTTCGGGACCGCGCAATATTAGGCGGAGACCCGAGGTTTACTAAAATAGATGTCGAGCATTTGCTGAGTACGCCCTATGCGGAAGAAGAAGCTCTCGAAATCCAGAAAAAGGTTGTCTCTGGTGCATGGCCAAACCATTCCGATGCCACAAAGAAAGAATCATATAACACAACTCATATCTCCGTCTTAGATAGAGAAGGAAATGCGGTTTCATCTACTCAATCGATTAATGGTAGTTTGGGTGCGGTACAGCTTGTCCCAGGTACGGGTCTAGTGCTAAATAATACCATGGATGATTTCACATTGGCTTTAGGTAAACCCAATCTCTACGGATTGGTTGGAACCAAAGCAAATTTCATTGCACCAGGGAAAACACCCCTTTCCAGTATGTCACCCATGGTCTTTTTAGACGATAAAAATCGAGCAGACCTTGTCATTGGAGCGCCGGGTGGCTCCCAAATCCCAACAACCATCTTCAATACCCTCTATCGATATTTGATCGAGAACCGAAGTCTATACGAAAGTGCCGCCTTTCCTAGGCTACACCACCAATACCAGCCAGACATTTTATTTGTAGAACCTGAGGCAAAGAATGGCTTTCCTGAGTCGAAATTGCCTTTCTATCGAGTCCAATATAATAGGCATCGCGCCAAAGTATTTGTAGTCGCCAGAGAAGGAAATGAACTGATCGGAGTATCCGATCCAAGAGGGGAAGGGATCCCATTAGGATTTTAA
- the purS gene encoding phosphoribosylformylglycinamidine synthase subunit PurS: MYQIKINITLKSSVLDPQGQTVLKALHDQGKQSVVDLRVGKYIEVKVDAKSEAEAESLAKEMCESVLVNQVIESYSYQIQAL; this comes from the coding sequence ATGTATCAAATCAAAATCAACATCACTCTAAAGTCCTCTGTTTTGGACCCGCAAGGGCAAACGGTTTTGAAAGCCCTTCATGACCAAGGAAAACAATCCGTGGTAGATTTACGAGTAGGTAAGTACATAGAAGTGAAGGTCGATGCAAAGTCCGAAGCAGAAGCAGAGTCACTCGCAAAAGAAATGTGCGAATCGGTTTTGGTCAACCAAGTCATTGAATCTTATTCCTACCAGATACAAGCCCTATGA
- a CDS encoding EAL domain-containing protein, which translates to MFITETEHGSQFWNENHFVPHFQPIVNAINRSISAYEVLGRQYDPEAKTFHSLGGLFHSREKDMVPIYNIDRILREKAIQILKDSQQRTKLFFNMMPNFLNRVHKEDLFAENFHIIQLIETYGIDRNQVVIEITEDEFEGSIERLIQIVQIFRDYGLKIAIDDLGTGFSNLERIGYLHPDIMKVDIKIMRESLNKNSFKQVLGAISEMSQKLGSQLLFEGIETEEEVNLALSMGANLLQGFYFSQPNPNFLNRNTFSEKMSIILENFTKIRSTELREKEKREKEIIDHLQDLMQGFTASQEDEFVSQFGAILKQLPKSILKVFVCDKEGYQITPTYDLDRFVGGYHEKLNQIGNNYAWKPYFLKHQAESDRYHKKWGVTYPLYDIRNQNQYVIFTFSLPGDRVLIAQVDWSD; encoded by the coding sequence ATGTTCATAACAGAAACAGAACACGGAAGTCAGTTTTGGAATGAAAATCACTTTGTTCCTCATTTTCAACCCATCGTAAACGCGATCAATCGTTCGATCTCCGCCTATGAGGTGCTAGGTCGGCAGTACGATCCCGAAGCCAAAACCTTTCACTCTTTAGGTGGTCTTTTCCATAGCCGGGAAAAGGATATGGTGCCCATCTATAACATTGATCGTATCCTTCGGGAAAAAGCGATCCAGATCTTGAAAGATTCCCAACAACGCACAAAGCTATTTTTCAATATGATGCCCAATTTTTTGAATCGGGTTCACAAAGAAGATCTCTTTGCAGAAAATTTCCATATCATTCAGCTCATTGAAACCTACGGGATTGATCGCAACCAAGTGGTCATCGAGATCACAGAAGATGAGTTTGAAGGCTCAATCGAGAGACTCATCCAAATCGTTCAGATCTTTCGGGATTATGGTTTAAAAATTGCCATTGATGACTTAGGCACCGGCTTCTCCAATTTGGAGCGAATCGGCTACCTCCACCCGGATATCATGAAGGTCGACATCAAAATCATGCGCGAGAGTTTAAACAAGAACTCATTTAAGCAGGTATTAGGTGCCATTTCCGAAATGTCTCAGAAACTAGGCTCACAGTTGTTATTTGAAGGAATAGAAACAGAAGAAGAAGTCAACCTAGCCCTCTCGATGGGAGCCAATTTACTCCAAGGATTCTATTTCTCGCAACCCAATCCAAATTTTTTGAACCGCAATACCTTCTCAGAAAAAATGAGCATTATCCTGGAAAATTTCACGAAGATCCGGTCCACGGAACTCAGAGAAAAAGAAAAAAGGGAGAAGGAGATCATAGACCATTTGCAGGATTTGATGCAAGGGTTTACGGCTTCGCAAGAAGATGAGTTTGTTTCTCAATTTGGAGCGATTCTCAAACAATTGCCCAAAAGTATTCTGAAAGTATTTGTCTGTGATAAAGAAGGCTACCAGATCACGCCCACGTATGACCTGGACCGGTTTGTGGGTGGTTACCATGAAAAACTAAACCAAATCGGAAATAACTATGCCTGGAAACCATACTTTCTAAAGCACCAAGCCGAATCAGATCGCTACCATAAGAAATGGGGCGTGACCTATCCCCTATATGACATTAGGAATCAAAATCAATACGTGATCTTTACCTTCTCCTTACCTGGCGATCGGGTACTGATTGCACAAGTTGATTGGTCGGATTAG
- a CDS encoding sugar phosphate nucleotidyltransferase has protein sequence MHFQEESIDCVDFVLRKDEVLTVILGGGKGTRLLPLTEKRSKPAVSFGGKYRLIDIPISNSLNSGFEKIFVLTQFNSYSLNRHVHRTYASNAVHQKSFIEIIAAEQTVSSVRWFEGTADAVRKVLPYIREQRPKYVLILSGDQLYNMDLADFMQNHLIDPETEISLACNAVPEDQVYGLGIVKTGIGDSIKEFIEKPQDLEQVESCRQTSGQFLANMGIYIFNTKTLIEVLEDQSLTDFGKEILPKAIQEKKVKAYVYDGYWEDIGTIRAFYEANLMLTDDIPKFNLYLEKTPFYTRARSLPPTKINNAIVNKALISEGTILNHCEIHRSVVGVRQFIDHGTKIYDSIIMGLNRYGSLDRQSGKIPHGIGKNCEIRNAIVDKDCAIGEGVKLLNLKNVTEFEDEFVRIREGIIVVPRHTTIPDGYEI, from the coding sequence ATGCATTTCCAAGAAGAATCCATTGATTGTGTGGACTTCGTTCTCCGAAAAGATGAAGTATTAACAGTGATTTTAGGAGGAGGTAAAGGCACACGCCTTCTACCTTTGACTGAAAAGCGCTCCAAACCTGCCGTGAGCTTCGGTGGTAAGTATCGTTTGATCGATATCCCGATCTCCAACTCTTTGAATAGTGGTTTTGAAAAGATCTTTGTGCTCACCCAATTCAATTCCTATTCTCTAAATCGTCATGTGCATAGAACCTATGCTTCCAATGCCGTGCACCAGAAATCGTTTATCGAAATCATTGCGGCAGAGCAAACAGTATCGAGTGTTCGTTGGTTTGAAGGGACTGCCGACGCCGTCCGAAAGGTCCTACCTTACATCCGTGAGCAAAGACCCAAGTATGTTCTCATTTTATCGGGTGACCAATTGTACAACATGGATTTGGCGGACTTTATGCAAAACCATTTGATTGATCCTGAAACAGAAATCAGTTTGGCTTGCAATGCTGTCCCTGAAGACCAAGTCTACGGACTCGGCATTGTCAAAACCGGGATCGGTGATTCCATCAAGGAATTTATCGAAAAGCCACAGGATCTAGAGCAAGTCGAGTCTTGCCGCCAAACATCAGGCCAATTTTTAGCCAACATGGGGATTTATATTTTCAATACAAAGACCTTGATAGAAGTTTTAGAAGACCAAAGTTTGACTGATTTTGGAAAAGAAATACTTCCTAAAGCAATCCAGGAAAAAAAGGTAAAGGCCTATGTCTATGATGGATACTGGGAAGACATTGGAACCATACGAGCGTTTTATGAAGCAAATTTAATGCTCACAGATGACATCCCCAAATTTAATCTCTATCTAGAGAAAACACCTTTTTATACCCGGGCTAGGTCTCTTCCCCCGACCAAAATCAACAATGCCATAGTGAATAAGGCCTTGATTTCCGAAGGAACCATATTGAACCACTGCGAGATCCATCGTTCCGTGGTGGGTGTGCGTCAGTTCATCGACCACGGCACCAAAATCTACGATTCCATCATCATGGGTCTCAATCGATACGGCTCTCTAGACCGCCAATCGGGAAAAATCCCGCACGGGATCGGAAAGAATTGCGAAATCCGCAATGCTATCGTGGATAAAGACTGTGCCATAGGAGAAGGGGTTAAATTGCTGAACCTCAAGAATGTGACAGAATTCGAGGATGAGTTTGTCCGAATCCGCGAAGGCATCATTGTGGTGCCAAGGCACACAACCATTCCAGACGGCTACGAAATTTGA